The following proteins are encoded in a genomic region of Dokdonia donghaensis DSW-1:
- a CDS encoding DUF1569 domain-containing protein, with protein sequence MKSLFDPTTYQETKNRIQALQPDSAARWGKMNVGQMVTHCQFPFKVALSDKPRKAKWNPIMRLFKKSLYNDKPWRKNLPTAPEAKITDTRDLDLEREKLLSMVDAFYNKREQQEWQPHPMFGHFTHEQWGQLEYKHLDHHLSQFGV encoded by the coding sequence ATGAAATCACTTTTTGACCCAACCACATATCAAGAGACAAAAAACAGAATACAAGCCTTACAACCAGATAGCGCAGCTCGCTGGGGTAAGATGAATGTAGGGCAAATGGTAACGCACTGTCAATTTCCTTTTAAGGTAGCACTAAGTGACAAACCAAGAAAAGCAAAGTGGAACCCTATTATGCGTTTATTTAAAAAATCCCTATATAATGATAAGCCCTGGCGTAAAAACCTGCCTACGGCACCAGAAGCAAAAATCACAGATACCCGTGATCTAGATCTTGAACGTGAGAAACTTCTATCTATGGTAGATGCTTTTTATAACAAACGTGAGCAACAAGAGTGGCAACCGCACCCTATGTTTGGGCATTTTACACACGAGCAATGGGGGCAACTTGAGTATAAGCACCTTGATCATCACTTAAGCCAGTTTGGCGTATAA
- a CDS encoding alpha/beta hydrolase, whose product MKAHFLYFLLIINAITLAAQDSKLTHQTEPLSIGEKVTLRSNILKENRVLNIYLPHGYDATGNTSYPVIYLLDGSIDEDFIHISGLVQFGSFSWINILPQSIVVGISNIDRKKDFTWPSKSKLDQDEFPTSGHSTPFINFIDKEVQPYIDNNYNTSKTKTLIGQSLGGLLASEILFKNPDMFDNYVIISPSLWWDDQSLYNDTPKSYTGQKSIYIAVGNEGARAKEAMQRFYDKLVALNTGNTKLYFKFFEKQDHGDVLHLAVYDAFEKIFKKEDQKK is encoded by the coding sequence ATGAAAGCGCATTTTCTATACTTTCTTCTTATTATAAATGCAATCACTCTAGCTGCGCAAGACAGTAAGCTCACTCATCAAACAGAACCACTATCCATAGGAGAAAAAGTTACTTTGCGTTCAAATATTCTCAAAGAGAATAGAGTCCTCAACATCTACCTTCCTCACGGTTATGATGCTACTGGTAATACATCTTATCCAGTCATTTACCTTCTAGACGGGTCTATAGATGAAGATTTTATACACATCTCTGGTCTTGTTCAATTTGGATCCTTTTCTTGGATTAACATACTTCCCCAATCTATAGTTGTAGGAATCTCTAATATAGATCGAAAAAAAGATTTTACTTGGCCTTCAAAAAGCAAATTAGATCAAGATGAGTTTCCTACATCTGGACACTCTACTCCATTTATAAACTTTATTGATAAGGAAGTGCAACCTTATATAGATAATAACTACAATACAAGTAAAACAAAGACATTAATAGGTCAATCTCTGGGAGGACTTCTAGCTTCTGAGATTTTATTTAAAAACCCAGATATGTTTGACAACTACGTGATTATAAGCCCTAGTTTATGGTGGGATGATCAATCGCTATATAACGACACACCAAAATCATACACTGGCCAAAAGTCTATTTATATAGCAGTAGGTAATGAGGGTGCACGAGCCAAAGAAGCTATGCAGAGGTTTTATGATAAACTAGTAGCCCTTAATACTGGAAACACTAAACTATATTTTAAGTTCTTTGAAAAACAAGACCACGGCGATGTGTTACATCTAGCCGTTTACGATGCATTTGAAAAAATTTTCAAAAAAGAAGACCAAAAAAAATAA
- the radC gene encoding RadC family protein, translating into MQEKSTTDVSSYISIKNWSEDDRPREKLMIKGRSVLSDAELIAILIGSGSRDESAVSLSKRILSQAENNLSELGKLSVKDLMKFKGIGEAKAVTIAAALELGRRRSSGETLSRKRITSSKDAYTILQPIIGELPHEEFWVLFLNNSNKVLRKEQVSKGGLTGTLVDVRMVMKMAIELSAVGMILGHNHPSGTLKPSQADKMLTTKLKTAAQSLDIQVLDHIIVTEKQYFSFADDGIL; encoded by the coding sequence ATGCAAGAAAAGAGTACCACAGATGTATCTTCATATATATCAATAAAAAATTGGTCTGAAGATGACCGACCTCGGGAGAAATTAATGATTAAGGGTCGTTCTGTCCTTTCTGATGCAGAGCTTATAGCGATACTTATAGGCTCTGGCTCCCGAGACGAGAGTGCCGTATCCCTTAGTAAACGCATACTCTCCCAAGCCGAAAATAACTTGTCTGAGTTGGGTAAACTTTCGGTAAAGGACTTAATGAAGTTTAAAGGAATAGGCGAGGCAAAGGCAGTCACTATCGCTGCGGCACTAGAGCTGGGAAGAAGACGTAGTAGTGGAGAGACGCTTTCGCGAAAGCGTATTACTTCTTCAAAAGATGCATATACCATCTTACAACCCATTATAGGAGAATTACCGCACGAAGAGTTCTGGGTGTTGTTTCTTAATAATTCTAATAAAGTCTTACGCAAGGAGCAAGTAAGTAAAGGAGGTCTTACAGGCACGCTGGTAGATGTGCGTATGGTTATGAAAATGGCCATAGAGCTCAGTGCTGTGGGGATGATACTAGGGCACAATCACCCATCTGGAACGCTCAAACCCTCTCAGGCAGATAAGATGCTTACTACAAAGTTAAAAACCGCTGCTCAAAGCCTAGATATACAAGTATTAGACCATATTATTGTGACCGAAAAGCAGTATTTTAGCTTTGCCGATGATGGTATTCTATAA
- a CDS encoding RNA polymerase sigma factor yields the protein MELEKLLKKCKKGDRKAQQSLYNIYKDRLFALSMKYCKNRDEAQDNLQDSFVTIFTKINTYKNAGSFEGWMKRIVINKAIDRYKRKPYLESIDDHQVKEEDTTIDQDDTAIPLQTLLTLVQELPDRYRLVFNLYQLDNYTHKEIAIALNISQGTSKSNLHRAKLILKERIIALTAAQKNSIVNGN from the coding sequence TTGGAACTAGAGAAGCTTTTAAAAAAATGTAAAAAGGGTGACCGTAAGGCACAGCAGTCTTTGTATAATATATACAAGGATAGACTTTTTGCGCTTAGTATGAAGTATTGCAAAAACAGAGATGAAGCACAAGATAATCTTCAAGACTCATTTGTAACCATATTTACAAAAATTAATACCTATAAAAATGCAGGCTCTTTTGAAGGATGGATGAAGCGCATTGTTATAAATAAAGCAATAGATAGATATAAGAGAAAACCATATTTAGAATCTATAGATGATCATCAGGTTAAAGAGGAGGACACTACTATAGACCAAGATGATACGGCTATACCATTGCAAACATTACTCACGCTAGTGCAAGAATTACCAGATAGATATAGACTAGTGTTTAACCTGTACCAACTGGATAACTACACTCATAAAGAGATTGCAATAGCCTTAAATATAAGCCAAGGTACATCTAAATCTAACTTGCACAGAGCCAAACTAATATTAAAAGAAAGAATAATAGCCTTAACGGCTGCTCAAAAAAATTCCATAGTAAATGGGAACTAG
- a CDS encoding DUF5723 family protein, with protein sequence MKNRLVLFFLFCMSYVFSQNRPQLYNVYALPQSLLSNPGTAVSFDKHIGIPLLSGLSFEAGSSGVSAYDIFRDDISINEAISNALFDLSSTDYFNTNVQLELLAFGWRSSKSDIYYSGGIYHEIDVFSYFPKDLATLAYNGNADYIDVPFEFSELAFTAEALSVYHFGINKKINDSWQLGVRAKMYMSVANVSSINNRGDFTTRTTPNGPNFYTHTLRNVSLVANTSGVASFYDDEIDTDVTELVSNAFLSKNYGFGLDIGFTHFINEQWSITGSVIDLGLISHKDDVRNFTASGNYETSGIELIFPALIEGDEFTDYWQDIEDEFKDSINSNDSLSNNYTSWRPVKFNTSVQYAFGEDRSGTCNCRTSSSRKYVNKLGLHLNTIRRPRGLQTAITAYYDKDWTSGLLTRLTYTYDKRSATNLGFLVSTKINKFNLYLATDNLMQYTNVAKARGASLQLGMQLVFDNKL encoded by the coding sequence ATGAAAAATAGATTAGTACTCTTCTTCCTATTTTGTATGTCTTATGTTTTTTCTCAGAACAGGCCTCAGCTCTATAATGTTTATGCATTACCGCAAAGCCTGTTAAGCAATCCAGGGACGGCAGTAAGTTTTGATAAACACATAGGGATTCCATTGCTCTCTGGTCTGTCTTTTGAGGCAGGTTCATCTGGAGTAAGTGCTTATGATATTTTTAGGGATGATATTTCTATTAATGAAGCGATTAGTAATGCTCTTTTTGATTTGAGTAGTACAGACTATTTTAATACAAATGTGCAATTAGAGCTCCTCGCATTTGGGTGGCGTTCTTCAAAATCAGACATATATTATTCTGGTGGAATATATCACGAGATAGATGTATTCTCGTATTTTCCTAAAGATCTAGCAACACTTGCATATAACGGTAATGCAGATTATATAGATGTGCCTTTTGAGTTTTCTGAGTTGGCTTTTACAGCAGAGGCGCTTTCGGTATACCATTTTGGAATAAATAAAAAAATAAACGATTCCTGGCAACTAGGCGTGAGAGCAAAAATGTATATGAGCGTCGCAAATGTAAGTAGTATAAATAATAGAGGAGATTTTACCACAAGAACAACACCTAATGGACCTAATTTTTATACTCACACACTGCGCAATGTTAGTCTCGTGGCAAATACCTCTGGTGTTGCGTCTTTTTATGATGACGAGATAGATACAGACGTTACAGAGCTTGTAAGCAATGCCTTTTTAAGTAAAAACTATGGATTTGGATTAGATATAGGTTTCACTCATTTTATTAATGAGCAATGGTCTATTACAGGAAGTGTCATAGATTTAGGTCTTATAAGTCATAAGGATGATGTGCGCAATTTTACAGCGAGTGGTAACTATGAGACCAGTGGTATAGAGCTTATATTTCCTGCGCTTATTGAGGGTGATGAGTTTACAGACTATTGGCAAGATATAGAAGATGAGTTTAAAGACTCGATAAACTCAAATGATAGCTTGTCAAATAATTACACATCTTGGAGGCCAGTAAAGTTTAACACATCTGTACAATATGCTTTTGGTGAAGATCGCAGTGGTACTTGTAATTGCCGGACTTCTAGTTCAAGAAAATATGTAAATAAGCTAGGACTTCATTTAAATACTATTAGGAGACCTAGAGGATTACAAACAGCGATTACTGCTTATTATGATAAAGATTGGACTAGTGGCCTACTTACGAGACTTACCTATACGTACGATAAGCGTTCTGCCACTAATCTAGGGTTCTTAGTAAGTACTAAAATTAATAAATTTAATCTTTATCTTGCCACAGACAATTTAATGCAATATACAAATGTTGCAAAAGCCAGAGGAGCAAGTCTACAGCTGGGTATGCAGCTAGTTTTTGATAATAAATTATAA
- a CDS encoding YjjG family noncanonical pyrimidine nucleotidase: protein MSKITDIFFDLDHTLWDFDRNSGLAFIKIFERNNLSINYNEFLEVYSPINFQQWKWYREERITKAQLRYGRFKKTFDKMGISVTDDIIDKLSDDYIECLPENNHLFEGTIELLDYLSPRYKMHIITNGFHEVQTTKMHKSGLTPYFKTMTSSESVGVKKPNEKIFYFAMDKAGVNPAQSIMIGDTYEADIVGALRVGMDAICFNYHKLELPEEIKVVDDITHIKSFL, encoded by the coding sequence ATGAGTAAAATTACAGACATATTTTTTGATCTAGACCACACCCTTTGGGATTTTGATCGCAATAGTGGTCTTGCGTTTATAAAGATTTTTGAAAGAAATAATCTCAGTATTAACTACAACGAGTTTCTTGAGGTGTATAGCCCTATTAATTTCCAGCAATGGAAATGGTACAGAGAAGAGCGCATCACAAAAGCCCAGCTACGTTACGGGAGGTTTAAAAAAACATTTGACAAGATGGGAATCTCCGTCACAGATGATATTATAGATAAATTATCTGATGATTATATAGAATGCCTTCCAGAAAACAATCATCTTTTTGAAGGCACTATAGAACTGCTAGATTACTTATCGCCTAGATACAAGATGCATATCATTACAAACGGTTTTCACGAAGTGCAAACTACAAAAATGCATAAATCTGGACTTACACCATATTTTAAAACTATGACTTCTAGTGAGTCTGTGGGAGTAAAAAAGCCCAATGAAAAGATATTTTATTTTGCTATGGATAAAGCGGGTGTAAACCCTGCTCAAAGTATAATGATAGGCGATACTTACGAGGCAGATATTGTAGGGGCTTTAAGGGTAGGGATGGATGCCATATGCTTTAATTATCATAAACTTGAGCTCCCAGAAGAAATTAAGGTTGTAGATGATATTACGCATATCAAAAGCTTTTTATAA
- a CDS encoding MarC family protein, whose amino-acid sequence MTEILTSIFFIFAVIDPIGTIPVYLEATKEFDLRYKKKIAIRASVMAFMILLFFIVIGQLILEGMSVSLDAFQISGGVILFLFALTMIFGDGKPDQEKNGITDYKHVTIFPIAIPSIASPGAIMAVVLLTDNHLYSIQEQLITTVLVLVVIGLTCLILLGANNLQKRIGNYGITVISKIMGLILAAYAVQSILSGISHYFSKI is encoded by the coding sequence ATGACAGAAATATTAACATCTATATTTTTCATATTTGCCGTTATTGATCCCATAGGGACCATACCTGTTTACCTTGAGGCGACTAAGGAGTTTGACTTAAGATATAAAAAGAAAATCGCCATAAGAGCCTCTGTTATGGCTTTTATGATATTACTCTTTTTTATTGTTATAGGCCAGCTTATACTAGAGGGAATGTCTGTCTCGCTAGACGCATTTCAGATTTCGGGAGGTGTGATTTTATTTCTCTTTGCCCTTACTATGATTTTTGGTGATGGCAAGCCAGATCAAGAAAAAAATGGCATCACAGATTATAAACACGTTACTATATTTCCTATTGCGATACCTTCTATAGCGTCTCCTGGAGCTATAATGGCAGTTGTTTTACTCACAGATAATCATTTATATTCCATACAAGAGCAACTTATAACCACTGTGCTCGTACTCGTAGTTATAGGTCTCACTTGTTTGATTTTATTAGGTGCAAATAATTTACAAAAACGTATAGGCAATTATGGAATTACCGTCATAAGTAAGATTATGGGACTTATACTCGCAGCTTATGCAGTACAGAGCATTCTATCTGGGATAAGCCACTATTTTAGTAAGATTTAA
- a CDS encoding polysaccharide deacetylase family protein: MSVKFTTKLEEFIAYEGAKLSYTSKKLGNELHIRSVDLLFEQGILAIDIAVQDWEGVPCFFQIKDASAQIPYDIFAASFYLLSRYEEYLPHVKDSLGRFPASESLAGMHNFLEQPVIDIWIQRFARVLTTQFPDLITKKTDYKVHMLVTVPQSFKYKKLGVLRAVGGYFRDFGKLRFREILKRSQVLLGTRKDPYDSFGWLANVQKQSAIPFQIFFQIGDYGQTAKNIKHSKRSFQSTIKMIGDYCSVGLLLSPQAATDRQVLAVERKRLQEIIHRPMRSMHVSDFKLNLPYVYRDALDQEIQSDYTMGYANTTGFRAGTSLSFLFYDLDYEIQTPLLIHPVCMQSDNVINYKNHTIDFVNLKALSDRIKKVNGVFRISFSNHSFDDIYSKKLFRHLLADE, encoded by the coding sequence GTGTCTGTAAAATTTACCACAAAGTTAGAAGAGTTTATTGCATACGAAGGAGCAAAACTCTCGTACACGTCAAAAAAGCTAGGTAATGAGTTGCACATACGTAGTGTAGATTTACTTTTTGAGCAAGGGATACTAGCCATAGATATTGCTGTGCAAGACTGGGAAGGTGTGCCGTGTTTTTTTCAAATAAAAGACGCTAGTGCGCAAATTCCTTATGATATTTTTGCTGCTTCATTTTACCTTTTAAGTAGGTACGAGGAGTACTTACCACACGTAAAAGATAGTTTAGGTCGCTTTCCTGCAAGTGAGAGTCTGGCGGGTATGCACAATTTTTTAGAGCAGCCTGTGATAGATATATGGATACAGCGATTTGCTCGTGTACTTACGACTCAATTTCCAGATTTAATTACAAAAAAAACAGACTATAAGGTTCATATGCTCGTTACCGTTCCTCAGTCATTTAAGTATAAAAAACTTGGTGTACTGCGTGCTGTAGGGGGTTATTTTAGAGATTTTGGAAAATTACGCTTTCGCGAAATTTTAAAACGTTCACAAGTACTTCTCGGAACGAGAAAAGATCCTTATGACAGCTTTGGTTGGCTTGCAAACGTGCAAAAACAAAGTGCTATTCCGTTTCAAATTTTTTTTCAAATAGGTGATTACGGTCAGACAGCAAAAAATATAAAGCACTCAAAACGCAGCTTTCAAAGCACCATAAAGATGATAGGTGACTATTGCAGTGTGGGGCTCTTATTATCTCCACAAGCTGCAACAGATAGGCAAGTACTTGCAGTAGAGCGCAAACGTCTTCAAGAAATCATACATAGACCTATGAGAAGTATGCACGTCTCAGATTTTAAACTCAATTTACCGTATGTGTATAGAGATGCACTAGACCAAGAGATACAAAGTGACTATACAATGGGCTATGCAAATACCACTGGTTTTAGAGCGGGAACCTCTCTATCATTCTTGTTTTATGATCTAGACTACGAGATACAAACGCCGTTACTTATACATCCCGTATGTATGCAATCTGATAATGTGATTAATTATAAAAATCACACTATAGATTTTGTAAACCTCAAAGCGTTGAGTGATCGTATAAAGAAAGTAAATGGGGTCTTTAGAATTTCGTTTTCAAATCACTCTTTTGATGATATATACAGTAAAAAACTTTTTAGACACCTACTAGCAGATGAGTAA